A window of the Phaseolus vulgaris cultivar G19833 chromosome 5, P. vulgaris v2.0, whole genome shotgun sequence genome harbors these coding sequences:
- the LOC137834220 gene encoding uncharacterized protein has translation MSSFEQGVAPGPFCDSLIRNSAETFSEIRRRVVAHINTEEAVLARNNSSHSRLSKPREASKAPRPMRVNETSTEKKAESRLHHYQKGESKERGKKEEVCPKFRISYKELIAIPAVAEKLRFSQKADRNLGGRKDIWCEFHKGFRHGVERCKALGYQLVELLKEGLLKEYLKVDDRERQGEAVPGDPSHDILIHAELNTISDGFSGGGNTTTKRKRYARAVMTLEMKGHDDTPNPDLYFTKADLVGVVPHDNDPIVISVIMVGRKVHRALIDQGSSKDVLFWPTFVNFWLSPDQLRPHDICLIGFIGDQVECRGYIDLRITFSDEEVARTIVIRYVVVNTPSAYNLLLGRPSLNRLGAVTPTKHMKMKLPSLEGRVITI, from the coding sequence ATGTCCTCTTTCGAGCAAGGGGTCGCTCCGGGGCCGTTTTGCGACTCCCTTATAAGGAATTCGGCCGAAACCTTTTCTGAAATTAGGCGAAGAGTAGTCGCTCACATCAATACTGAAGAAGCGGTTTTAGCCAGGAACAATAGTTCACACTCTCGGCTGTCTAAACCGAGAGAGGCAAGCAAGGCTCCTCGGCCTATGAGGGTCAACGAAACCTCGACCGAGAAGAAGGCAGAGTCAAGACTGCACCACTACCAGAAGGGAGAGTCCAAAGAAAGGGGCAAAAAGGAGGAGGTTTGCCCCAAATTCCGCATATCATACAAGGAATTGATAGCCATACCCGCAGTAGCCGAGAAGTTGAGGTTCTCCCAAAAGGCTGATAGAAACCTAGGAGGAAGGAAAGACatatggtgtgagtttcataaGGGTTTCAGACATGGTGTCGAACGGTGCAAGGCCTTAGGCTATCAGTTGGTCGAGCTTTTGAAGGAAGGCCTCTTGAAAGAGTATCTCAAGGTTGACGACAGAGAGCGACAAGGGGAAGCAGTTCCGGGGGACCCATCGCATGACATACTCATACATGCTGAGCTAAACACGATCTCGGATGGGTTCTCGGGTGGAGGAAACACGACAACCAAGCGTAAGAGGTACGCGAGGGCGGTAATGACGCTGGAGATGAAAGGTCACGATGACACCCCGAACCCGGATCTCTATTTCACTAAGGCAGACTTGGTGGGTGTAGtccctcatgacaacgacccgaTAGTAATATCTGTCATCATGGTGGGAAGAAAGGTGCATCGAGCCCTTATTGATCAAGGGAGCTCGAAGGACGTGTTGTTTTGGCCCACGTTCGTCAACTTCTGGTTATCCCCCGATCAGCTGAGGCCGCATGACATATGTTTAATCGGTTTCATAGGAGACCAGGTGGAGTGCCGAGGATATATTGACCTGAGGATAACCTTTTCAGATGAAGAAGTCGCCAGAACTATTGTTATCAGGTATGTGGTAGTCAATACTCCCTCTGCTTACAATCTGTTGTTGGGAAGACCCTCGTTAAACAGGTTAGGAGCAGTAACGCCCACAaaacacatgaagatgaagttgccatcCCTCGAGGGAAGGGTGATCACGATATGA